Sequence from the Myxococcales bacterium genome:
CGATTGCCATACCCATACCCGTACTTCCTGGGATTCGCTGATTCACTATCGGCGCTTCGTGGCCGACGCCGTCAACGCCGGTCTGGACGCGGTGGCGATCACCGATCACAACAGCCAGGAGGGCCTGCGCCGCCTGCGCGAGTTGGAGCCGCCGTTTCGGCTGATTCCCGGCGTGGAGGTGGTGACCGCGTCCGGCGAGATCATCGGCCTGTTCATCGAAGAAATGCCGCCCCCTTATCGCTCGGTCGACGATACCGTCCGGTTCATCAAGGAGCGCGGCGGCGTGGTCGTGTTGCCGCACATCTTCACCCCGCTGGCCACCGAACGCCTGCAGCCGCCCGGTTTGTGGCGCGCGCTGGAACTGGCCGACGCGATCGAAACCGTCAACGCCCGCAATCATCATCCTTTGTCCGACGAAATGGCCCGGCGGCTCGCCGTTCATTACGGTAAGCCGATGACCGCCGGGTCCGACGCCCATTTGCCCGGCTGCCTCGGCAACGGCCATTTGCGGATGGAACCGTTTACCGACGCCGCCGACTTTCTCGCCAAACTGCCGCGCGCGGAAACGATTCTGCGCCGGCGGTCGTCGTTCCTGGAAAACTTCGGCAGCGTGCTGCGCGCGGTCGTCGAGCGCGGCACCTTCGGTCTGCCGCCGCGCGGCGCGTTGCCGCGCGACCGCTTGGGGGAGTGATTCGTGGAAAAAAACGATCCCTGCAACCGTCACCTGTTTCGCCGTTACCCGGGCCTGATCGGCAAACTGCCCTGGATGCCGTTGGCCGACCTGCCTTCGCCGGTTCAGAAACTGGAAAAACTCGGCGAACACCTGGGCGTGACCGATCTGTGGATGAAGCGCGACGACCTCAATTCCACGCTCTATGCCGGCAACAAGCCCCGCAAATTCGAATTCATTTTCGCCGAGGCGCTGGCGCGGGGCAGCGACGAAATCGTCACCATGGGCAGCGCCGGTTCGAATCACGGCGCCGCGACCTGCCTGTTCTG
This genomic interval carries:
- a CDS encoding PHP domain-containing protein — encoded protein: MIRIDCHTHTRTSWDSLIHYRRFVADAVNAGLDAVAITDHNSQEGLRRLRELEPPFRLIPGVEVVTASGEIIGLFIEEMPPPYRSVDDTVRFIKERGGVVVLPHIFTPLATERLQPPGLWRALELADAIETVNARNHHPLSDEMARRLAVHYGKPMTAGSDAHLPGCLGNGHLRMEPFTDAADFLAKLPRAETILRRRSSFLENFGSVLRAVVERGTFGLPPRGALPRDRLGE